From the Sinorhizobium garamanticum genome, one window contains:
- a CDS encoding ABC transporter ATP-binding protein, protein MASVDLRNISKSFGKVEAVRDVSLSIADKEFVVFVGPSGCGKSTLLRVIAGLESITSGELLIGGRPMSRVAAADRGIAMVFQSYALYPHMSVAENMGFALKMIGVSKAEVERKVRAAANILQIGELLERKPRQLSGGQRQRVAIGRAITRSPDVFLFDEPLSNLDADLRAQMRVEIARLHDELRTTMIYVTHDQVEAMTLADRIVILNNGQVEQEGPPLELYEKPANRFVAGFLGQPKMNFLLAIAAPGNGWIDFRLGADGPVIVSRPASGAIAAGDRVELGIRPDAISLVDSGGLAAGVVLVERLGGSSLLHARVPGLRDLLTVELPGTYQAEAGSTVRLGIAADRVHAFDASGRTIG, encoded by the coding sequence GTGGCATCCGTAGACCTCAGGAATATCTCCAAGAGCTTCGGCAAGGTCGAGGCTGTGCGCGATGTCTCGCTTTCGATCGCCGACAAGGAATTCGTCGTCTTCGTCGGCCCCTCCGGCTGCGGCAAGTCCACGCTGCTGCGCGTCATCGCCGGGCTCGAGAGTATCACGTCGGGAGAATTGCTGATCGGCGGCAGGCCGATGAGCAGGGTGGCGGCCGCCGACCGCGGCATCGCCATGGTGTTCCAGTCCTATGCGCTCTACCCGCATATGAGCGTCGCCGAGAACATGGGCTTTGCACTCAAGATGATCGGGGTGAGCAAGGCCGAGGTCGAGCGTAAGGTGCGTGCTGCGGCGAACATCCTGCAGATCGGCGAACTGCTCGAGCGCAAGCCGCGTCAACTGTCCGGTGGACAGCGCCAGCGCGTCGCCATCGGCCGCGCCATTACGCGATCGCCGGACGTCTTCCTGTTCGACGAGCCGCTCTCGAACCTTGACGCTGACCTCCGCGCCCAGATGCGCGTCGAGATCGCCCGGCTCCACGACGAGCTCAGGACGACGATGATCTACGTGACCCACGACCAGGTCGAGGCGATGACGTTGGCCGACCGGATCGTTATTCTCAACAATGGGCAGGTGGAGCAGGAAGGGCCGCCGCTGGAACTCTACGAGAAGCCGGCGAACCGGTTCGTCGCCGGCTTCCTTGGGCAGCCCAAGATGAACTTCCTTCTCGCGATCGCCGCGCCGGGCAATGGATGGATCGACTTCCGGCTCGGTGCGGACGGACCGGTGATCGTCTCCCGGCCGGCCTCGGGGGCCATCGCTGCGGGCGACCGCGTCGAACTCGGAATCCGGCCCGACGCCATTTCGCTCGTCGACAGCGGGGGCTTGGCGGCGGGCGTCGTTTTGGTCGAGCGCTTGGGCGGGTCGAGCCTGCTGCACGCGCGCGTCCCGGGCCTGCGCGATCTCCTGACCGTGGAACTGCCGGGTACATACCAAGCGGAAGCGGGCAGCACTGTGCGGCTCGGCATTGCAGCGGATCGCGTCCACGCCTTCGACGCCTCCGGCCGGACGATTGGATGA
- a CDS encoding SHOCT domain-containing protein, whose amino-acid sequence MRQLNEEGRRTLGGIAERYGVSFGAVEHLLMAIIAGHATQAQFNHPDLGGMGQWSQGGMIMVGDMFNNALKAKVAGICSELAALVRGMDLLGPQTSRQSQYQGQGGVSLFVPGAPSAGAWWPEELGHPASTGAQNDLRYAFFPTTRRLAIDIGGRVTVYDTKDHRISGFSQQQSGDQSLSFTSQHGLVKISELDVVRQGGKEPADTPGTGTSAATAAPSVLASESAEPQQGAHPAPEAVRSDEDIFDKIERLAALHAKGILTDQEFEAKKSELLSRL is encoded by the coding sequence ATGAGACAACTCAATGAAGAGGGCCGACGGACCCTGGGAGGGATTGCAGAGCGGTACGGGGTCAGCTTCGGCGCGGTGGAGCACCTTCTGATGGCGATTATCGCCGGGCACGCGACACAGGCCCAGTTCAACCATCCCGATCTGGGTGGGATGGGACAATGGTCGCAGGGCGGCATGATCATGGTCGGCGACATGTTCAACAACGCGCTTAAGGCGAAGGTGGCCGGGATTTGTTCCGAGCTTGCGGCCTTGGTGCGCGGCATGGATTTGCTAGGCCCGCAGACGTCGCGCCAGTCCCAATATCAGGGTCAGGGCGGCGTCAGCCTGTTCGTGCCTGGCGCGCCGTCGGCTGGGGCCTGGTGGCCCGAGGAGTTAGGGCATCCTGCCTCGACTGGGGCGCAGAATGACCTGCGCTATGCCTTTTTTCCGACAACCCGACGGCTGGCGATCGATATCGGCGGCCGGGTTACGGTCTATGACACGAAGGACCATCGCATTAGCGGGTTCTCGCAGCAACAAAGCGGCGACCAGTCGCTGAGCTTTACTTCTCAGCATGGGCTGGTGAAGATTTCGGAACTGGATGTGGTACGGCAGGGCGGCAAGGAACCGGCGGACACGCCGGGTACCGGAACATCCGCTGCGACGGCTGCGCCGTCGGTACTCGCATCGGAATCCGCCGAGCCACAACAAGGGGCACATCCAGCGCCGGAGGCGGTTCGGTCGGATGAGGACATCTTCGACAAGATCGAACGCCTCGCGGCACTTCATGCGAAAGGCATCCTCACGGATCAGGAATTCGAGGCCAAGAAGTCGGAGTTGCTCAGCCGACTATAG
- a CDS encoding SDR family NAD(P)-dependent oxidoreductase has product MKRTVLITGAGRGIGRAVAAFALEQGADVVALVRTHVNGVLPCEVINGVDVTNKEALDRVAAILRDRPVDLLVNNAGIIGPERQSTLDMDFDGFRRALEVNTLAPLRVVQTFLPNLRAARDRAGIARIVTISSQMGRMNYAKSDRIAYRASKTAVNKVMQGLATDLAAESIAVRVVDPGWARTEMGGPDATARVADAVAGIHARAWETNMELTGTFVDYRGTAVSW; this is encoded by the coding sequence ATGAAGAGGACGGTGCTAATTACCGGGGCGGGACGCGGAATCGGGCGTGCGGTTGCTGCCTTCGCGTTGGAACAAGGGGCTGACGTCGTCGCGTTGGTGCGCACACACGTCAATGGCGTGTTGCCCTGCGAAGTTATCAACGGCGTCGATGTCACCAACAAAGAGGCGCTTGACCGTGTCGCCGCCATTCTCAGGGACCGGCCGGTCGATCTTCTAGTTAACAATGCTGGGATTATTGGTCCAGAGCGCCAATCCACCCTCGACATGGACTTCGACGGTTTTCGTCGCGCACTCGAAGTGAATACGCTGGCCCCGTTGCGCGTCGTGCAGACCTTTCTTCCCAACCTGCGTGCTGCGCGAGATCGTGCTGGCATCGCCCGGATCGTCACGATCTCCAGCCAGATGGGGCGGATGAACTATGCGAAGTCCGATCGGATCGCCTATCGCGCATCCAAGACGGCGGTAAACAAGGTGATGCAAGGTTTGGCAACTGACCTCGCCGCCGAGTCGATCGCAGTCAGGGTCGTTGATCCCGGATGGGCGCGAACGGAAATGGGCGGACCCGACGCCACGGCCAGGGTCGCGGACGCCGTCGCAGGCATCCATGCACGGGCGTGGGAGACTAACATGGAATTGACCGGGACCTTCGTGGATTATCGCGGCACTGCCGTGTCCTGGTAA
- a CDS encoding adenylate/guanylate cyclase domain-containing protein — protein MANESIRRRLAAILAADVVGYSRLMERDEKSTHTLLMARWKEVLEPLVAIHQGRVFKRTGDGVFVEFGSAVNAVECAATLQQAMAAANRDMPEDRAIVLRVGVNLGDIMVEDSDLYGDGVNVAARLETLANPGGVAISDGVHEYVHGRVGIDFVDSGYHEVKNIERPVHVWSWSPNDRTNNPIKTAAETPPQLPKKPSIAVLPFDNMSGDPEQGYFADGITEDIITDLSKVSGLFVIARNSSFAYKGKTPDIRKVSRELGVRYILEGSVRRATDRIRINAQMIDGMTGGHLWAERYDRGLEDIFAVQDEVTRTIVNALKVKLTAGEEERRESRGKVDPEAYDLLVRARQSILHFNSVSSLEARSMLERAVAIDQGLAAAYASLSIVALTEFINQWNGATPDNLTQAFELAQKAIDTDDSEPQGHHALALALAFMRRLDEAERAAERAIELDPNSANAYTALGGIRDFQGRHEDALALYTRAHRLDPQFDLSLHFLGRALLSLGRFSEAEIAFKRRLTLAPRSDMTRFYLACLYGRTGRHEEARRYWREVLEVNPNFSVDHLKRALPYRDPNLLDRLMDGLRDAGVSI, from the coding sequence ATGGCCAACGAATCCATCAGACGCCGGCTTGCCGCCATTTTGGCCGCCGACGTGGTCGGTTACAGCCGGCTTATGGAGCGGGACGAGAAAAGTACCCACACGCTGCTGATGGCGCGGTGGAAAGAGGTGCTGGAGCCGCTCGTCGCAATCCATCAGGGCCGCGTCTTCAAGCGGACCGGCGACGGCGTGTTTGTCGAGTTCGGCAGCGCCGTCAACGCCGTCGAGTGCGCCGCGACCCTTCAGCAGGCCATGGCGGCCGCGAACAGAGACATGCCGGAAGACCGGGCTATCGTTCTCCGCGTCGGTGTTAACCTGGGCGACATCATGGTCGAGGACAGCGACCTTTACGGCGATGGGGTCAACGTGGCTGCCCGTCTCGAGACGCTCGCCAATCCCGGCGGCGTCGCGATTTCGGACGGCGTCCACGAATACGTCCATGGCCGCGTCGGCATCGATTTCGTCGACAGCGGCTATCACGAGGTCAAGAACATCGAGCGCCCGGTGCATGTCTGGAGCTGGTCGCCGAACGACCGCACGAACAATCCCATCAAGACTGCTGCCGAAACCCCGCCGCAGCTTCCAAAGAAGCCATCGATAGCCGTCCTGCCATTTGACAACATGTCCGGCGACCCGGAGCAGGGTTATTTCGCCGATGGCATCACCGAGGACATCATCACGGATCTTTCCAAGGTTTCCGGCCTCTTCGTCATCGCCCGGAATTCCTCCTTCGCCTACAAAGGCAAGACGCCGGACATCCGCAAGGTGAGCCGGGAACTCGGCGTCCGCTACATCCTTGAAGGCAGCGTGCGCCGGGCCACCGACCGCATTCGCATCAACGCCCAGATGATCGACGGTATGACCGGCGGTCATCTTTGGGCCGAACGCTACGATCGCGGACTTGAGGATATCTTTGCTGTTCAGGACGAGGTGACCCGCACTATCGTCAACGCGCTCAAGGTGAAGCTGACAGCCGGCGAAGAGGAGCGGCGCGAGAGCCGCGGCAAGGTCGACCCGGAAGCCTATGACCTGCTCGTCCGCGCCCGTCAGTCCATTCTGCACTTCAACTCCGTTTCGTCCTTGGAGGCGCGCAGCATGCTGGAGCGCGCCGTCGCCATCGATCAGGGGCTGGCGGCTGCCTATGCTTCGCTCTCGATCGTCGCCTTGACCGAATTCATCAACCAGTGGAACGGCGCGACGCCTGACAATCTCACACAGGCGTTCGAGCTGGCACAGAAGGCAATCGACACGGACGATAGCGAGCCGCAAGGCCATCACGCACTCGCGCTTGCCCTTGCCTTTATGCGGCGTCTGGATGAGGCGGAGCGCGCTGCAGAGCGGGCGATCGAACTCGACCCCAATTCGGCCAATGCCTATACGGCACTTGGCGGCATAAGGGATTTCCAGGGTCGGCACGAAGACGCCCTGGCGCTCTATACACGGGCTCACCGGCTTGACCCGCAATTCGACCTGTCGCTGCATTTCCTGGGGAGGGCGCTATTGAGCCTCGGGCGCTTTAGCGAGGCCGAGATCGCCTTCAAGCGTCGGCTAACGCTTGCGCCGCGATCAGACATGACGCGCTTTTATCTCGCCTGTCTCTATGGTCGAACCGGACGCCACGAAGAAGCGCGGCGCTATTGGCGTGAGGTACTGGAGGTCAACCCGAACTTTTCTGTCGATCACCTCAAGCGGGCTTTACCCTACCGGGATCCCAATCTGCTCGATCGACTGATGGACGGACTCCGCGATGCTGGAGTCTCCATCTAA
- a CDS encoding iron-containing redox enzyme family protein yields the protein MTIAFLVLLHQIMRASVPLMQWAAERCDQLAETDRLVPSLGKYYRHHISEELHHDTWALEDLETAGCNPEGILSIAPSVEVARLVGTQYYWVQHHHPLMLLGYIAVLEAFPPADSKIDEIRDRSGLPEPTFRTLRIHGDLDPTHSAEIDQTFNTLPLDHKHLAMVGLSVLHTCDALAASVRALRPLYLLSRSTSG from the coding sequence ATGACGATTGCTTTCCTGGTCTTGCTTCATCAAATCATGCGGGCGTCGGTTCCCCTCATGCAGTGGGCAGCGGAACGATGCGACCAATTGGCAGAAACGGATAGGCTTGTCCCTTCGCTAGGAAAATATTACCGACATCATATTTCCGAGGAACTACACCATGACACTTGGGCACTTGAGGACCTGGAGACCGCAGGATGCAATCCTGAGGGGATTCTATCAATCGCCCCTTCTGTCGAAGTAGCACGGCTGGTCGGCACTCAGTATTATTGGGTTCAGCACCATCACCCTCTCATGCTTCTCGGATACATTGCGGTGCTTGAGGCTTTTCCTCCTGCGGACAGTAAAATTGATGAGATTCGAGATCGATCGGGACTGCCGGAGCCAACGTTCAGGACTTTGAGAATTCATGGAGACCTTGATCCAACACATAGCGCTGAGATCGATCAGACGTTTAATACGCTGCCGTTGGATCACAAACACTTGGCAATGGTCGGTTTGAGCGTGCTCCATACCTGCGATGCACTCGCGGCAAGCGTGCGAGCTCTGCGGCCCCTCTACCTGCTTAGCCGATCGACATCCGGCTGA